Proteins encoded in a region of the Myxococcus guangdongensis genome:
- a CDS encoding response regulator produces MSQNILIVDDESTLCWVLGQFFSGAGYRVDSAQALDEALGLMTTGRYDLVISDLRLSGTQSEEGLVLADFVRRFTPTTRVVLLTAFASPELTARARDLGVDLVLPKPQPLPSLAQHVSQLLAAR; encoded by the coding sequence GTGTCTCAGAACATCCTCATCGTCGATGACGAATCCACCCTGTGCTGGGTGCTGGGGCAGTTCTTCTCGGGGGCGGGCTACCGCGTGGACTCGGCGCAGGCGCTCGATGAGGCGCTGGGGCTGATGACGACGGGCCGCTACGACCTGGTCATCAGTGACTTGCGCCTGAGCGGGACACAATCCGAGGAAGGGTTGGTGCTGGCGGACTTCGTGCGCCGCTTCACCCCGACGACACGCGTGGTGCTGTTGACTGCCTTCGCGTCGCCCGAGTTGACCGCTCGAGCACGCGACCTGGGGGTGGACCTGGTGTTGCCCAAGCCGCAACCCCTGCCTTCCCTGGCACAACACGTGTCGCAACTACTGGCAGCACGTTGA
- a CDS encoding sulfotransferase family protein, whose product MSPAPDDTRLDGWIPARLHVEGEQPRVDWCHLGSQRFTDPFFDETLERRLRHPFPLLFRHRTSLETLVERQTTRPGLPVRGLVFHMSRCGSTLLAQLLASLPRHIVLSEAAPIDTVLRIHSRLPWVDETRRIEWLRAVVAGLGQKRNPEEQAVFLKLDAWHVLELPLLERAFPGVPWLFLYRDPVEVMASHQKHRGAHMLPGVLEPARVGLGVEQLSELSLEEYGARVLARLCSAGLEGYRARKSPALLLNHQGLQDTAVSRLVELFALEPDALEVEWLTQAAARDAKNPVLPFEDDTKQKAESVSATAREMAGKWVRPVYEALEAERLRALTR is encoded by the coding sequence ATGAGCCCGGCGCCGGACGACACGCGCCTGGATGGGTGGATACCAGCGCGGCTGCATGTCGAGGGTGAGCAGCCCCGGGTCGACTGGTGTCACCTGGGGAGCCAGCGCTTCACGGACCCGTTCTTCGACGAGACGTTGGAACGCAGGCTGAGGCACCCATTCCCCCTGCTCTTCCGACACCGGACGTCGCTGGAGACGCTGGTGGAAAGACAGACCACACGCCCGGGATTGCCCGTGCGAGGGCTCGTCTTCCACATGTCTCGCTGTGGCTCCACGCTGCTGGCGCAATTGCTGGCATCGCTGCCCCGGCACATCGTGTTGTCCGAGGCAGCCCCCATCGACACGGTGCTGCGCATCCATTCGCGACTCCCGTGGGTGGACGAGACGCGGCGAATCGAGTGGCTGCGCGCGGTGGTGGCTGGACTCGGACAGAAGAGGAACCCCGAGGAGCAGGCGGTGTTCCTCAAGCTGGATGCATGGCACGTGCTGGAACTGCCATTGCTCGAGCGGGCGTTTCCCGGCGTGCCATGGCTGTTCTTGTATCGGGACCCGGTGGAGGTCATGGCCTCGCATCAGAAGCATCGAGGCGCGCACATGCTGCCGGGGGTGTTGGAGCCCGCACGCGTGGGCCTCGGCGTGGAGCAGTTGTCCGAGCTGTCATTGGAGGAGTACGGGGCGCGGGTCCTCGCGAGGCTGTGCTCGGCGGGACTCGAAGGCTATCGCGCGCGGAAGTCACCCGCGCTGTTGCTGAACCACCAGGGGCTCCAGGACACCGCCGTGTCCCGACTCGTGGAGTTGTTCGCGCTGGAGCCTGATGCCCTCGAGGTGGAGTGGCTGACCCAGGCCGCGGCCCGTGACGCGAAGAACCCCGTGCTCCCATTCGAGGACGACACGAAGCAGAAAGCCGAGTCCGTCAGCGCGACAGCTCGCGAGATGGCCGGGAAGTGGGTGCGGCCCGTGTACGAGGCGCTGGAGGCGGAGCGGCTGCGAGCCCTGACACGTTGA
- a CDS encoding sigma-54-dependent transcriptional regulator — translation MTRTRILLVDDEPGVRLGMRGYLTAHGFDVDEAQSLAEAQEVFRTHRPDVAVVDYRLTDGTALELLPRLKEIDAAVPLVVLTGHGSIELAVQAVKEGAEQFLTKPVELAVLKVVLERLVAQRRERQRLRADLSRTARASVDPFLGTSTAIQNLRAEAERMQHSDSPVLVTGETGSGKSVLARWLHEGGPRADAPFVDLNCAALSRDLLDSELFGHEKGAFTGAVANKQGLLEVADRGTLFLDEIGDMDLTVQPKLLKVLEEKRFRRLGDVRDRRVDVRLIAATHQDLGTATREKRFRSDLYFRVSTLILHVPALRERPEDIPVLARNFLAEMGGARGRGGVGLQPDAETALMRYAWPGNIRELRNVLERAVLLSGGGALSRGDLRFESSPDEPTTEDDLTLEELERRHIERVLRRENGHVERAAVRLGIPRSSLYERLKRLGINRSGFQKSDP, via the coding sequence ATGACCCGTACCCGCATCCTCCTCGTGGACGACGAGCCCGGCGTCCGACTGGGCATGAGGGGCTACCTCACCGCCCACGGCTTCGACGTGGACGAAGCCCAGAGCCTCGCCGAGGCCCAGGAGGTCTTCCGCACGCACCGCCCCGACGTGGCCGTGGTGGACTACCGCCTCACGGACGGCACCGCCCTGGAGCTGCTCCCGCGCCTGAAGGAGATCGACGCGGCCGTGCCCCTGGTCGTCCTCACCGGCCACGGCTCCATCGAGCTGGCCGTGCAGGCCGTGAAGGAAGGCGCCGAGCAGTTCCTCACCAAGCCCGTGGAGCTCGCCGTCCTCAAGGTCGTGCTGGAGCGCCTGGTCGCCCAGCGCCGCGAGCGTCAGCGCCTGCGCGCGGACCTGTCGCGCACCGCGCGCGCCTCCGTGGACCCGTTCCTGGGCACCAGCACCGCCATCCAGAACCTGCGCGCCGAGGCCGAGCGCATGCAGCACAGCGACAGCCCGGTGCTCGTCACCGGTGAGACGGGCAGCGGCAAGAGCGTGCTCGCGCGCTGGCTGCACGAAGGTGGCCCTCGCGCCGACGCCCCGTTCGTGGACCTCAATTGCGCGGCCTTGTCGCGCGACCTGCTCGACTCGGAGCTGTTCGGCCACGAGAAGGGCGCCTTCACCGGCGCGGTCGCCAACAAGCAGGGCCTCCTGGAGGTCGCCGACCGGGGCACCCTCTTCCTCGACGAGATTGGCGACATGGACCTCACCGTCCAGCCCAAGCTCCTCAAGGTCCTGGAGGAGAAGCGCTTCCGCAGGCTCGGTGACGTGCGGGACAGGCGCGTCGACGTGCGCCTCATCGCCGCCACGCATCAGGACCTGGGCACCGCCACCCGCGAGAAGCGCTTCCGCAGTGATTTGTACTTCCGCGTCAGCACCCTCATCCTCCACGTGCCCGCCCTGCGCGAGCGCCCCGAGGACATCCCCGTGCTGGCCCGGAACTTCCTCGCGGAGATGGGCGGCGCGCGCGGACGCGGCGGCGTGGGCCTCCAGCCGGACGCCGAGACGGCCCTGATGCGCTACGCGTGGCCCGGCAACATCCGCGAGCTGCGCAACGTCCTGGAGCGCGCCGTGCTGCTCTCCGGCGGCGGCGCCCTGTCCCGCGGGGACTTGCGCTTCGAGTCCTCCCCCGACGAGCCCACCACCGAGGACGACCTCACCCTCGAGGAGCTCGAGCGCCGCCACATCGAGCGCGTGCTGCGCCGGGAGAACGGCCACGTCGAGCGCGCCGCCGTCCGCCTCGGAATTCCCCGCTCCTCGCTCTACGAGCGCCTGAAGCGTTTGGGAATCAATCGGTCTGGATTCCAGAAATCGGATCCATGA
- a CDS encoding OmpA family protein, giving the protein MHLSPTRLGAWFALALLMASGAQAQIQASQAIDVQQYKPGPGAYDLLGLQGARVGKHLDWNLGLSVNYADDPLNLFDPRRDAYVYRIVDSQLTVDVMGALALFDWLEIGVALPISTTTSQPAGEVAPSLAQGVDATGLGDLRLVPKARLLSTEGGLHLAVAASVTIPTSGGDEFLGADGLTFQPRLLAEWANPHVRLLANVGVNLRGEERLRNLRVGNEFAYGIGAEVPLSEKLSVAATLAGALGLKETNTEERPLEALGALKYRFTRELAAHVGAGPGLTRGYGTPRFRVLAGLSWTASSAAPKTAASSAPPCALGPEDYDGFQDDDNCLDPDDDNDGILDGPDVCPGEPETYNGYQDEDGCPDSPNEHAPADGASPEATAPLTLAPAPVDTDKDGIIDSEDRCPNEPEDLDGFEDADGCPDPDNDKDGIPDTVDQCPLEAETINGVKDEDGCPDQGKSSVRLEGSRIVILDKVYFATSKDVILRKSYGLLTQVASVLKANPQLEVVRVEGHTDSQGADAKNLNLSQRRANKVKAFLVKAGIAPERLEAVGFGETKPVDTNKTAKGRENNRRVEFNIVKVAEPSAKEATP; this is encoded by the coding sequence GTGCATCTTTCTCCCACCCGCCTCGGGGCGTGGTTCGCGCTGGCGTTGTTGATGGCCAGTGGCGCCCAAGCCCAAATCCAGGCCTCCCAGGCCATCGACGTCCAGCAGTACAAGCCCGGCCCGGGCGCCTACGACTTGCTGGGCCTGCAGGGCGCCCGCGTGGGCAAGCACCTGGATTGGAACCTGGGGCTGTCCGTCAATTACGCGGATGACCCGCTCAACCTGTTCGATCCACGACGGGACGCGTACGTCTATCGCATCGTCGACAGCCAGCTCACCGTGGATGTGATGGGCGCGCTGGCCCTGTTCGACTGGTTGGAGATTGGCGTGGCGCTGCCCATCTCCACCACCACGTCCCAGCCCGCGGGCGAGGTCGCCCCCTCGCTCGCACAGGGGGTGGATGCGACAGGACTCGGTGACCTGCGGCTGGTCCCCAAGGCGCGCTTGCTCTCGACGGAGGGCGGCCTGCACCTGGCGGTGGCCGCGTCCGTGACGATTCCCACCTCGGGCGGCGACGAGTTCCTGGGCGCCGACGGGCTCACCTTCCAGCCGAGGCTGCTCGCCGAGTGGGCCAACCCGCATGTGCGCCTGCTGGCCAACGTGGGCGTGAACCTGCGCGGCGAGGAGCGGCTGCGCAACCTGCGCGTGGGCAACGAGTTCGCATACGGCATCGGCGCCGAGGTCCCGCTCAGCGAGAAGCTGTCGGTGGCCGCGACGCTCGCGGGCGCGCTGGGGTTGAAGGAGACGAACACGGAGGAGCGCCCCCTGGAGGCGCTCGGCGCGCTGAAGTACCGCTTCACCCGTGAGCTCGCGGCCCACGTGGGCGCGGGCCCAGGCCTCACCCGGGGCTACGGCACCCCGCGCTTCCGCGTGTTGGCCGGGCTGAGCTGGACCGCCTCGTCGGCCGCGCCCAAAACCGCCGCTTCGTCGGCGCCTCCGTGTGCGCTCGGCCCCGAGGACTACGACGGCTTCCAGGACGACGACAACTGCCTGGACCCGGACGACGACAACGACGGCATCCTCGACGGACCGGACGTGTGCCCCGGCGAGCCGGAGACCTACAACGGCTACCAGGACGAGGACGGCTGCCCCGACTCGCCCAACGAGCACGCGCCCGCGGACGGCGCGTCCCCCGAAGCGACCGCGCCCTTGACGCTGGCCCCCGCGCCCGTGGACACGGACAAGGACGGCATCATCGACAGCGAGGACCGCTGCCCGAACGAGCCCGAGGACCTGGACGGCTTCGAGGACGCGGACGGCTGCCCGGACCCGGACAACGACAAGGACGGCATCCCCGACACCGTGGACCAGTGCCCGCTGGAGGCGGAGACCATCAACGGCGTGAAGGACGAGGACGGCTGCCCCGACCAGGGCAAGTCGAGCGTGCGCCTGGAGGGCTCGCGCATCGTCATCCTGGACAAGGTCTACTTCGCCACGAGCAAGGACGTCATCCTGCGCAAGTCGTACGGTCTGCTCACGCAGGTGGCCTCGGTGCTGAAGGCCAACCCGCAGCTCGAGGTGGTGCGCGTGGAGGGACACACGGACAGCCAGGGCGCGGACGCGAAGAACCTGAACCTGTCACAGCGCCGCGCCAACAAGGTGAAGGCCTTCCTGGTGAAGGCCGGCATCGCTCCGGAGCGACTGGAGGCGGTGGGCTTCGGCGAGACGAAGCCGGTGGACACCAACAAGACGGCCAAGGGACGCGAGAACAACCGCCGCGTCGAGTTCAACATCGTGAAGGTCGCCGAGCCCTCGGCGAAGGAGGCGACGCCGTGA
- a CDS encoding GGDEF domain-containing response regulator has translation MARYALIAEPDPHRAASLLTLVAGEGLEGVLARDGAEAQEVVRQRSAPALLLTDLALPRVDGFTLLTWLRERQDAGGTQVVVVTAFDELRVRAWQLKEALGIHSLLSRRAPTETVRDTVRRVLAGQRPLPAAPGESAPDEEHQRLARIDALHLVDEGPPEAELQELVTEVAQAFGVPVALLTLVLGDRQWFKAHVGLPHALARDRGTPRDWAFCHHVVMGRESLVVPDATRHPVFKDNPLVRDGIVGSYAGAPLVTPGGEVLGTLCVIDTRPLVLGTEDMAALRELARRVAGDLELKSRARTEARDLGRSRQEPSRSELAALTQVREAIQALDVATLLVAPGRQPFAGNAALSELLGLSLEDIPKRSFDSFRQHVASLTADPTGHSTLLDLASDTSRGLHLSLTLEHPRPRRIRWVARPFPIPGGMAQLLTLSEPGGVSPREERERMLRVDALTGLAKRRAGEERLLREIGRCRRDGVPCGVLLVDLVGLGQLNLRHGFDTGDLALRDVARHLETVGAPTGFAVRWEGGTLLVALPGLDAGATEALREHLLSELETFEVHTVAVAVEGEEDPGQTLARAHAALARVKAEHRARSTAG, from the coding sequence ATGGCCCGCTACGCCCTCATCGCCGAGCCCGACCCGCACCGCGCCGCCAGCCTGCTCACCCTCGTCGCGGGGGAAGGGCTCGAGGGTGTCCTGGCGCGGGATGGAGCGGAGGCCCAGGAGGTGGTCCGCCAGCGCAGCGCCCCTGCCCTGCTGCTCACGGACCTGGCCTTGCCGCGCGTGGATGGCTTCACGTTGCTGACGTGGCTGCGCGAGCGACAGGACGCGGGCGGCACGCAGGTGGTGGTGGTGACGGCGTTCGACGAGCTGCGGGTGCGCGCGTGGCAGCTCAAGGAGGCGCTCGGCATCCACTCGCTGCTCAGCCGACGCGCGCCGACAGAGACGGTGCGGGACACCGTGCGCCGGGTCCTCGCGGGACAACGTCCCCTGCCCGCCGCGCCCGGAGAGAGCGCCCCCGACGAGGAGCACCAGCGGCTGGCGCGCATCGACGCGCTCCACCTGGTGGACGAAGGACCTCCGGAGGCGGAGCTGCAGGAGCTCGTCACGGAGGTGGCGCAGGCCTTCGGCGTCCCCGTGGCGCTGTTGACGTTGGTGCTGGGGGACCGGCAGTGGTTCAAGGCGCACGTGGGGCTGCCGCACGCGCTGGCGCGGGACCGGGGCACGCCGCGCGACTGGGCCTTCTGTCACCACGTGGTGATGGGGCGCGAATCGCTGGTCGTCCCGGACGCGACGCGGCACCCGGTGTTCAAGGACAACCCGCTGGTGCGCGATGGCATCGTCGGCAGCTACGCGGGCGCGCCGCTGGTGACGCCGGGCGGTGAGGTGCTGGGCACGCTGTGTGTCATCGACACGCGGCCCCTGGTGCTCGGCACCGAGGACATGGCGGCGCTGCGGGAGCTGGCCCGGCGCGTGGCTGGAGACCTGGAGCTGAAGTCCCGGGCGAGGACGGAGGCGCGGGATCTGGGTCGCTCGAGACAGGAGCCCTCGCGCTCGGAGCTGGCCGCGCTGACGCAGGTGCGTGAAGCGATTCAAGCGCTCGACGTGGCCACGTTGCTGGTGGCGCCAGGCCGACAGCCGTTCGCGGGCAACGCCGCGCTGTCGGAGCTGCTGGGGCTGTCGCTGGAGGACATCCCGAAACGGTCCTTCGACAGCTTCCGTCAGCACGTCGCCAGCCTGACGGCGGACCCGACGGGGCACTCGACGCTGCTCGACCTGGCGTCGGACACGTCGCGGGGGCTGCACCTGTCGCTGACCCTGGAGCATCCCCGTCCTCGGCGCATCCGGTGGGTGGCGCGGCCGTTCCCCATCCCTGGCGGCATGGCGCAGCTCCTGACGCTCTCGGAGCCGGGAGGCGTGTCGCCCCGTGAGGAGCGCGAGCGGATGCTGCGGGTGGATGCGCTGACGGGGCTGGCCAAGCGTCGCGCGGGCGAGGAACGCCTGCTGCGGGAGATTGGTCGATGCCGGAGGGATGGGGTGCCCTGCGGCGTGCTGTTGGTGGACCTGGTGGGACTGGGGCAACTCAACCTGCGCCACGGGTTCGACACGGGAGACCTGGCGCTGCGGGATGTGGCGCGCCACCTGGAGACGGTGGGTGCGCCCACGGGCTTCGCGGTGCGCTGGGAGGGAGGCACGTTGCTGGTGGCGCTGCCCGGGCTGGACGCGGGAGCCACCGAGGCGCTGCGGGAGCACCTGCTCTCCGAGCTGGAGACCTTCGAGGTCCACACCGTCGCCGTGGCGGTGGAGGGTGAAGAGGACCCGGGGCAGACGCTCGCCAGGGCCCATGCGGCGCTGGCGCGGGTGAAGGCGGAGCATCGCGCCCGGAGCACCGCGGGCTGA
- a CDS encoding aspartyl/asparaginyl beta-hydroxylase domain-containing protein: MAPLSVPDRLRLPLRFDVSRLQEELARVPAEAWVPHFNTRYYEGEWSGVPLRSVGGREGRLYPDPTARQEYADTPLLGRHPAFREALEAFQCPIGSARLLKLAARANIREHTDYNLAFEDGEVRIHIPIVTHPEVSFVLSGQRVDMRPGECWYLNFNLPHRVDNTGDTDRVHLVLDCVVDDWLRDVFARATEGGARVA; this comes from the coding sequence ATGGCCCCGCTCTCCGTGCCCGACCGGCTGCGATTGCCTCTTCGCTTCGACGTGAGCCGTCTCCAGGAGGAGCTGGCGCGCGTGCCCGCGGAGGCCTGGGTGCCGCACTTCAACACCCGCTATTACGAGGGCGAGTGGAGCGGCGTTCCGTTGCGCTCGGTGGGAGGGAGGGAGGGGCGCCTCTACCCCGACCCCACGGCGCGGCAGGAGTACGCGGACACGCCGCTGCTCGGACGTCACCCCGCGTTCCGGGAGGCGCTCGAGGCGTTCCAGTGTCCCATCGGCTCGGCGCGACTGTTGAAGCTCGCGGCCCGCGCGAACATCCGCGAGCACACGGACTACAACCTGGCGTTCGAGGATGGCGAGGTGCGCATCCACATCCCCATCGTCACGCATCCGGAGGTGAGCTTCGTGCTCTCGGGCCAGCGCGTGGACATGCGGCCCGGGGAGTGCTGGTACCTGAACTTCAACCTGCCCCACCGCGTGGACAACACGGGCGACACGGACCGCGTGCACCTGGTGCTCGACTGCGTGGTGGATGACTGGCTGAGGGACGTCTTCGCGAGGGCCACGGAAGGCGGCGCCCGTGTCGCTTGA
- a CDS encoding FecR family protein, with protein sequence MSRTTSWLMVLALAGGPVHAQSQSADPCGGLRFNNGRVELGRPLAPQGPETEQCLKHVGQALVARPAIRSVTVAARLPDAERLGGKGLAVAKAAAQVLVAAGVPQTRVSVVAPPAVPGQPGQLQLAYVERPAQPRVARVRAAGGSISAGATEDALQPRAVGDSLHTGELFQTAGDASAELELADASRVRVQPASLLRLGTLELSAQGSRVVRLELMKGSVETVAAPGGEGSVFEVRTRGAVAGVRGTQFRVTARDDGASRLETLEGKVALGAQGAEVDVGAGQGSRVLPGVPPEAPRALLAAPRLEGPRGGTFATPPTLKWFEVKEAKSYRVELARTADFAAGVRTHEVTGLVLPVPAEHTGKWFWRVLPVDKDDFMGFPSKIYAFDLRP encoded by the coding sequence GTGAGTCGGACCACATCCTGGCTGATGGTGCTGGCGCTGGCGGGTGGCCCCGTCCATGCGCAGTCGCAGAGCGCGGACCCGTGCGGGGGCCTGCGCTTCAACAACGGTCGCGTGGAGCTGGGCCGTCCGCTCGCGCCCCAGGGGCCCGAGACGGAGCAGTGCCTGAAGCACGTGGGACAGGCGCTCGTGGCCCGTCCCGCCATCCGCTCGGTGACGGTGGCCGCGAGGTTGCCGGACGCGGAGCGGTTGGGGGGCAAGGGCCTCGCGGTGGCGAAGGCGGCCGCGCAGGTGCTGGTGGCGGCGGGCGTACCCCAGACGCGCGTGTCCGTGGTGGCGCCTCCCGCGGTGCCGGGACAGCCGGGACAGCTCCAGCTCGCCTACGTCGAGCGCCCCGCGCAGCCCCGGGTGGCCCGGGTGCGCGCGGCGGGTGGAAGCATCTCCGCGGGCGCCACGGAGGACGCGCTGCAGCCGCGCGCCGTCGGTGACTCGCTCCACACGGGCGAGCTGTTCCAGACGGCCGGCGACGCGAGCGCGGAGCTGGAGCTGGCGGACGCGAGCCGGGTGCGCGTGCAGCCCGCGAGCCTCCTGCGCCTGGGCACCCTGGAGCTGAGCGCCCAGGGCTCGCGCGTGGTCCGGCTGGAGCTGATGAAGGGCTCGGTGGAGACGGTGGCCGCGCCCGGGGGCGAGGGCTCCGTGTTCGAGGTGCGCACGCGCGGCGCGGTGGCCGGTGTGCGCGGCACGCAGTTCCGCGTGACGGCGCGTGACGATGGCGCCAGTCGCCTGGAGACGCTCGAGGGCAAGGTGGCGCTCGGCGCGCAGGGGGCCGAGGTCGACGTGGGCGCGGGCCAGGGCTCGCGGGTGCTGCCGGGGGTCCCGCCCGAGGCGCCCCGCGCGCTGCTCGCCGCGCCGCGTCTCGAGGGGCCTCGTGGCGGGACGTTCGCCACGCCGCCCACGCTGAAGTGGTTCGAGGTGAAGGAGGCGAAGAGCTACCGGGTGGAGCTCGCGCGGACGGCGGACTTCGCCGCGGGCGTGAGGACTCACGAGGTCACCGGGCTTGTGCTGCCGGTGCCCGCGGAGCACACGGGCAAGTGGTTCTGGCGCGTGTTGCCGGTGGACAAGGACGACTTCATGGGCTTCCCTTCGAAGATCTACGCGTTCGACCTGAGGCCCTGA
- a CDS encoding CHASE2 domain-containing protein has product MTPSPDPPPRGPWLPRPSPGLLRLVAAGVGVALACVTVATGGAPGPLERSLYDQVVSRLLPGVPRSADLVLVEVDDRALMALGERWPLSRATWARAFKALAAQRPAAVAVDVVFDQPGARDALELGEDVLAALRESGLAEQPSGAALVADLEDRLRKQDGDARLAEAIGENGAVILGAAALMDEVSMMSPLEDTAAADSVPMPVDRLRLQARSVAGSIAPLRMAAHGSGTLNMLVDADGVIRRYPFAVDVGGRVWPSLALATALRLMPEQSESLLRRASVDQGAPLMRLPAPDWLPRVSLADVLQADPRSVGLDLALRGKTLFVGVTATGLHGQSTLPGQVAVPGVEIHAFALDNLRADRLMRSSGGVALVGLLETVVLLWLFGWRCRRVRTLGAVGSTALVLGVLHVALVGWLAADLGWVLPLVPGCLGLGLMLLVDSALRAEELGRQRGALRRLFVRYPQSAPGTSAPPGDGR; this is encoded by the coding sequence ATGACCCCGAGCCCCGATCCACCACCGCGAGGCCCCTGGCTTCCCCGCCCTTCTCCGGGACTGCTTCGCCTGGTGGCGGCGGGGGTGGGCGTGGCGCTGGCGTGCGTGACGGTGGCGACGGGCGGGGCGCCGGGGCCCCTGGAGCGCTCGCTCTATGACCAGGTCGTCAGCCGGCTCTTGCCGGGAGTCCCCCGCAGCGCGGACCTGGTGTTGGTGGAGGTGGATGACCGGGCGCTGATGGCGCTGGGTGAGCGCTGGCCCTTGTCCCGGGCCACCTGGGCGCGGGCCTTCAAGGCCCTGGCGGCCCAGCGCCCGGCGGCGGTGGCGGTGGACGTGGTGTTCGACCAGCCAGGCGCTCGCGACGCGTTGGAGCTGGGCGAGGACGTGCTGGCGGCGCTGCGGGAGTCGGGGCTCGCCGAGCAGCCCTCGGGCGCGGCGCTGGTGGCGGACCTGGAGGACCGGCTGCGCAAGCAGGATGGCGACGCGCGGCTGGCGGAGGCGATTGGGGAGAACGGCGCCGTCATCCTGGGCGCCGCGGCGTTGATGGACGAGGTCTCGATGATGTCGCCGCTGGAGGACACGGCGGCCGCCGATTCGGTGCCGATGCCCGTGGACCGGCTGCGGCTCCAGGCCCGGAGCGTCGCGGGCAGCATCGCCCCGCTGCGGATGGCGGCGCACGGCAGCGGCACCTTGAACATGCTGGTGGACGCGGATGGCGTCATCCGGCGCTATCCATTCGCCGTCGACGTGGGCGGCCGGGTGTGGCCCTCGCTGGCGCTGGCGACGGCGCTGAGGCTGATGCCGGAGCAGTCCGAGTCCCTGCTGCGCCGGGCGAGCGTGGACCAGGGGGCGCCGCTGATGCGCCTGCCCGCGCCGGACTGGCTGCCGCGGGTGAGCCTGGCGGACGTGCTCCAGGCGGACCCGCGCTCGGTGGGGTTGGACCTGGCGCTGCGGGGCAAGACGCTCTTCGTCGGCGTCACCGCGACGGGGCTGCACGGCCAGAGCACGCTGCCCGGACAGGTGGCGGTGCCGGGGGTGGAGATCCACGCCTTCGCGCTGGACAACCTCCGCGCGGACCGGCTGATGCGCTCGTCGGGCGGGGTGGCGCTCGTGGGCTTGCTGGAGACGGTGGTCCTGCTGTGGCTCTTCGGCTGGCGCTGTCGCCGTGTCCGGACGCTGGGAGCGGTGGGGAGCACGGCGCTGGTGCTCGGCGTGCTGCACGTGGCCCTGGTGGGGTGGCTGGCGGCGGACCTGGGCTGGGTGCTGCCGCTGGTGCCCGGGTGCCTGGGGTTGGGGTTGATGCTGCTGGTGGACTCGGCGCTCCGGGCGGAGGAGCTGGGCCGCCAGCGGGGCGCCCTGCGGCGACTCTTCGTGCGCTATCCCCAGTCCGCGCCGGGGACGTCGGCGCCGCCGGGTGACGGGCGGTAG
- a CDS encoding Nif11-like leader peptide family natural product precursor codes for MSLEDFERFRVRVLEDGVLQEALRGPKDVPGFIALAIQLGAERGCHFTEAELRELMREERKRWLGTWV; via the coding sequence GTGTCGCTTGAGGACTTCGAGCGCTTCCGGGTGCGGGTGTTGGAGGACGGAGTGCTCCAGGAGGCGCTGCGCGGGCCGAAGGACGTGCCTGGGTTCATCGCGCTCGCCATCCAGTTGGGCGCGGAGCGGGGCTGTCACTTCACGGAGGCCGAGCTTCGTGAGCTGATGCGCGAGGAGCGCAAGCGGTGGCTCGGGACGTGGGTATGA